The Daucus carota subsp. sativus chromosome 2, DH1 v3.0, whole genome shotgun sequence genome includes a window with the following:
- the LOC108206494 gene encoding uncharacterized protein LOC108206494 isoform X2 translates to MRIMVYILCKFRQNLRDPIYYNEISETLYQDLASRVHRHQLIKNEDYHAREGDLCYGCGLLLHESSSIYHCTYFGTNAEEDDCAHVLIHKTCAHLPTKLEHPSHKHELELSERPLSFPISRDKCDVCGITLKWFTYYCGFYKSEFQICLACIIPFNKITIHPPYHPHKLTFLANLATFRCDGCHEVDTDFSYMCYTCPFWIHLKCSNLPPLLACDIHHKHPLRLTYSLPENYRRFQQSCRICRQHLRDPRDWLYHCPDCRFFAHIKCATSPPKSHGDTKYANQDYSIHKSLSGLVQLPLPEHESLLRHCIKGSTLWPKDAALTPPDQINHWSHEHKLLLKNPTVASTTSEEEIWPICNGCTESITIKDGAFYECGECDYILHGYCAHFPQEMSDRAGYRRKIVAIQPRVHDIWSCARCKGFRNGTQMRYTYEGDYAQKSTIERNFDSACVILPERIVHKAHQHKSRPNFFFRASAGENTTCSACNQTLDGFDICYACNGFECFRCIHIECALKPLRVTHRWDPHPLHLITSAEEVIDHPHEFQCEFCSEEIDTNYWFYHCNVCDLSFHFKGCIDPFPYSKVKFGATNIMLDAHQHGLTFVLNKKKHQPCHRCHKDTFGRPVLECIPCKFVQHAQPELCT, encoded by the exons ATGAG AATCATGGTATACATTTTATGCAAGTTTCGTCAAAATCTCCGAGACCCTATATATTACAATGAAATCTCTGAGACCTTATATCAAG ACTTAGCAAGCCGAGTTCATCGTCATCAACTGATAAAGAACGAGGATTATCATGCTCGTGAAGGCGATCTCTGTTATGGCTGCGGTCTACTCCTGCATGAATCATCGTCTATTTATCATTGTACCTACTTCGGTACCAATGCTGAAGAAGATGATTGTGCTCATGTTTTAATTCACAAAACCTGTGCACATTTACCCACAAAGCTTGAGCATCCAAGCCACAAACATGAGCTAGAATTATCTGAACGTCCACTATCCTTTCCTATTTCCAGAGACAAATGTGATGTTTGTGGCATCACGTTGAAATGGTTCACTTACTATTGCGGTTTCTATAAGtctgaatttcaaatttgtctGGCATGTATTAtaccttttaataaaattactatACACCCTCCGTATCATCCTCACAAGCTAACCTTTCTAGCTAACCTAGCAACTTTCCGATGTGATGGCTGCCATGAGGTGGATACTGACTTTTCTTATATGTGCTACACATGCCCCTTCTGGATCCACCTCAAGTGCAGTAATCTACCACCATTGTTAGCCTGTGATATTCACCATAAGCATCCTCTTAGGCTAACATATTCTTTACCAGAAAATTACCGTAGATTTCAACAGTCTTGCAGAATCTGTAGACAACATTTGCGTGACCCTAGAGATTGGCTCTACCACTGTCCAGACTGCAGATTCTTTGCGCACATCAAATGTGCTACATCACCTCCAAAAAG CCATGGTGACACCAAGTATGCCAATCAAGATTATTCAATACATAAATCATTATCAGGTCTTGTGCAACTCCCACTGCCAGAGCATGAATCGTTGTTGCGGCATTGTATCAAGGGAAGTACATTATGGCCGAAGGATGCTGCCCTGACACCTCCTGATCAGATCAACCACTGGAGCCACGAACATAAACTTTTACTAAAAAATCCAACTGTTGCAAGTACTACTTCTGAAGAAGAAATATGGCCTATCTGTAACGGGTGCACTGAATCTATCACCATAAAAGATGGTGCATTTTATGAATGTGGAGAATGTGATTACATTCTCCACGGATACTGTGCCCACTTTCCACAAGAGATGTCTGACCGTGCAGGATATAGACGCAAGATAGTGGCAATTCAACCCAGGGTCCATGATATCTGGTCTTGCGCTCGTTGTAAAGGTTTTAGAAATGGGACACAAATGCGATACACTTATGAAGGCGATTATGCACAGAAAAGTACAATTGAGCGCAATTTTGACAGTGCTTGTGTTATTCTACCTGAACGCATCGTACACAAAGCTCATCAACACAAAAGTCGTCCTAACTTCTTTTTTCGTGCATCAGCTGGTGAAAACACTACTTGTTCAGCGTGCAACCAAACACTAGACGGGTTTGACATCTGTTATGCATGTAATGGTTTTGAATGTTTTAGATGCATACATATCGAATGTGCTCTTAAGCCACTTAGAGTGACACATCGATGGGATCCTCACCCCCTTCACTTGATAACTTCCGCAGAAGAAGTAATAGATCATCCTCATGAATTCCAATGTGAATTTTGCTCAGAAGAGATTGACACGAACTATTGGTTCTACCATTGCAATGTTTGTGATTTGTCCTTTCATTTTAAAGGATGCATCGATCCGTTTCCCTACTCAAAGGTCAAGTTTGGGGCTACCAATATTATGCTTGACGCTCACCAGCACGGCCTCACCTTTGTTCTTAATAAAAAGAAACACCAACCATGTCATAGATGCCATAAAGATACATTCGGTAGGCCGGTCCTTGAGTGCATACCATGTAAATTCGTGCAACACGCCCAGCCTGAGTTATGCACTTGA
- the LOC108206494 gene encoding uncharacterized protein LOC108206494 isoform X1: MKSLRPYIKVYSPNFVTKFICLVNYIMLYSEVMISSDLASRVHRHQLIKNEDYHAREGDLCYGCGLLLHESSSIYHCTYFGTNAEEDDCAHVLIHKTCAHLPTKLEHPSHKHELELSERPLSFPISRDKCDVCGITLKWFTYYCGFYKSEFQICLACIIPFNKITIHPPYHPHKLTFLANLATFRCDGCHEVDTDFSYMCYTCPFWIHLKCSNLPPLLACDIHHKHPLRLTYSLPENYRRFQQSCRICRQHLRDPRDWLYHCPDCRFFAHIKCATSPPKSHGDTKYANQDYSIHKSLSGLVQLPLPEHESLLRHCIKGSTLWPKDAALTPPDQINHWSHEHKLLLKNPTVASTTSEEEIWPICNGCTESITIKDGAFYECGECDYILHGYCAHFPQEMSDRAGYRRKIVAIQPRVHDIWSCARCKGFRNGTQMRYTYEGDYAQKSTIERNFDSACVILPERIVHKAHQHKSRPNFFFRASAGENTTCSACNQTLDGFDICYACNGFECFRCIHIECALKPLRVTHRWDPHPLHLITSAEEVIDHPHEFQCEFCSEEIDTNYWFYHCNVCDLSFHFKGCIDPFPYSKVKFGATNIMLDAHQHGLTFVLNKKKHQPCHRCHKDTFGRPVLECIPCKFVQHAQPELCT, translated from the exons ATGAAATCTCTGAGACCTTATATCAAGGTGTACTCTCCTAACTTCGTTACAAAATTTATTTGCCTGGTAAATTACATCATGTTGTACTCAGAAGTGATGATCTCTTCAGACTTAGCAAGCCGAGTTCATCGTCATCAACTGATAAAGAACGAGGATTATCATGCTCGTGAAGGCGATCTCTGTTATGGCTGCGGTCTACTCCTGCATGAATCATCGTCTATTTATCATTGTACCTACTTCGGTACCAATGCTGAAGAAGATGATTGTGCTCATGTTTTAATTCACAAAACCTGTGCACATTTACCCACAAAGCTTGAGCATCCAAGCCACAAACATGAGCTAGAATTATCTGAACGTCCACTATCCTTTCCTATTTCCAGAGACAAATGTGATGTTTGTGGCATCACGTTGAAATGGTTCACTTACTATTGCGGTTTCTATAAGtctgaatttcaaatttgtctGGCATGTATTAtaccttttaataaaattactatACACCCTCCGTATCATCCTCACAAGCTAACCTTTCTAGCTAACCTAGCAACTTTCCGATGTGATGGCTGCCATGAGGTGGATACTGACTTTTCTTATATGTGCTACACATGCCCCTTCTGGATCCACCTCAAGTGCAGTAATCTACCACCATTGTTAGCCTGTGATATTCACCATAAGCATCCTCTTAGGCTAACATATTCTTTACCAGAAAATTACCGTAGATTTCAACAGTCTTGCAGAATCTGTAGACAACATTTGCGTGACCCTAGAGATTGGCTCTACCACTGTCCAGACTGCAGATTCTTTGCGCACATCAAATGTGCTACATCACCTCCAAAAAG CCATGGTGACACCAAGTATGCCAATCAAGATTATTCAATACATAAATCATTATCAGGTCTTGTGCAACTCCCACTGCCAGAGCATGAATCGTTGTTGCGGCATTGTATCAAGGGAAGTACATTATGGCCGAAGGATGCTGCCCTGACACCTCCTGATCAGATCAACCACTGGAGCCACGAACATAAACTTTTACTAAAAAATCCAACTGTTGCAAGTACTACTTCTGAAGAAGAAATATGGCCTATCTGTAACGGGTGCACTGAATCTATCACCATAAAAGATGGTGCATTTTATGAATGTGGAGAATGTGATTACATTCTCCACGGATACTGTGCCCACTTTCCACAAGAGATGTCTGACCGTGCAGGATATAGACGCAAGATAGTGGCAATTCAACCCAGGGTCCATGATATCTGGTCTTGCGCTCGTTGTAAAGGTTTTAGAAATGGGACACAAATGCGATACACTTATGAAGGCGATTATGCACAGAAAAGTACAATTGAGCGCAATTTTGACAGTGCTTGTGTTATTCTACCTGAACGCATCGTACACAAAGCTCATCAACACAAAAGTCGTCCTAACTTCTTTTTTCGTGCATCAGCTGGTGAAAACACTACTTGTTCAGCGTGCAACCAAACACTAGACGGGTTTGACATCTGTTATGCATGTAATGGTTTTGAATGTTTTAGATGCATACATATCGAATGTGCTCTTAAGCCACTTAGAGTGACACATCGATGGGATCCTCACCCCCTTCACTTGATAACTTCCGCAGAAGAAGTAATAGATCATCCTCATGAATTCCAATGTGAATTTTGCTCAGAAGAGATTGACACGAACTATTGGTTCTACCATTGCAATGTTTGTGATTTGTCCTTTCATTTTAAAGGATGCATCGATCCGTTTCCCTACTCAAAGGTCAAGTTTGGGGCTACCAATATTATGCTTGACGCTCACCAGCACGGCCTCACCTTTGTTCTTAATAAAAAGAAACACCAACCATGTCATAGATGCCATAAAGATACATTCGGTAGGCCGGTCCTTGAGTGCATACCATGTAAATTCGTGCAACACGCCCAGCCTGAGTTATGCACTTGA
- the LOC108208257 gene encoding uncharacterized protein LOC108208257 gives MSYLPPMMIASDITGRVHDHQLIKKEDYHAREGDLCYGCGLLLDKSSSVYHCTHLGTNDEEYNCAKFFLHKACAHLPTMLKHPNHHHRLTLSHRQLFFKDKCNVCGIKLTGFTYYCRSCKDEFQICVACVIPIKTIEIRPPYHPHKLSFLANGQATFRCDACHEVDTDFSYMCNTCSFWIHLKCSNLARSLVSDIYHKHPLRLAYSLPEIYRRFQQSCRICNEVLQDPSDWIYYCQDCRFFAHIKCATSPPPYYFDIVYTSQEDSVHKSLSDLVHLPLPDDESLLRHCIQKGSFSWWKDAALTPPDHINHWSHQHPLSLKNPSVVGTTSEEEILPICNGCTESITIKDGPFYECGECEYILHGYCAHFPKEMSDPGLGRKHVAIQLNVHDIWSCNRCKCFRNGIQMRGRYETSWGKISTVDTNLDSGCAVLPKMITHKAHQHKTRPYGFGLEHCFIESFFTCSACGQYIKQFDASYMCEADRCLTYLHTECALKPLRVTHRWDPHPLHLTTSLEEVTDHPHEFHCEFCSEEIDTNYWFYHCSVCDLSFHLKGCMDLFLYSKVKFGATNIKLDAHHHGLTFVLNKKKGQPCHRCHKDTFRKPVLQCAPCKFVQHAQPELCS, from the exons ATGTCGTACTTGCCACCAATGATGATCGCTTCAGACATAACAGGCCGAGTTCATGATCATCAACTGATAAAGAAGGAGGATTATCATGCTCGTGAGGGCGATCTCTGTTATGGCTGCGGTTTACTCCTAGATAAATCATCATCTGTCTATCATTGTACTCACTTGGGTACAAATGACGAAGAATACAATTGTGCTAAATTCTTTCTTCACAAAGCCTGTGCACATTTGCCTACTATGCTGAAGCATCCGAACCACCATCATCGGCTAACACTATCTCACCGtcaattatttttcaaagacaaATGTAATGTTTGTGGCATCAAGTTGACAGGATTCACTTACTATTGCCGCTCCTGTAAggatgaatttcaaatttgtgtCGCGTGTGTTATACCGATCAAAACAATTGAAATACGCCCTCCTTATCATCCTCACAAGCTAAGCTTTCTAGCTAATGGCCAAGCAACTTTCCGTTGTGATGCCTGCCATGAGGTGGATACTGACTTTTCGTATATGTGCAACACATGTTCGTTCTGGATCCACCTCAAGTGCAGTAATCTAGCACGATCATTAGTCTCTGATATTTACCATAAGCACCCTCTAAGGCTAGCATATTCTCTACCAGAAATTTACCGTAGATTTCAACAGTCTTGCAGAATCTGTAATGAGGTATTGCAGGACCCAAGTGATTGGATCTACTACTGTCAGGACTGCAGATTCTTCGCGCACATCAAATGTGCTACATCACCTCCGCCATATTATTT TGATATTGTTTACACCAGTCAAGAAGATTCAGTTCATAAATCATTATCAGATCTTGTGCACCTCCCGCTGCCAGACGATGAATCATTGTTGCGGCATTGTATTCAAAAGGGAAGTTTTTCATGGTGGAAGGATGCTGCCCTGACACCTCCTGATCATATCAACCACTGGAGCCACCAACATCCACTTTCACTAAAAAACCCGAGTGTTGTAGGTACTACTTctgaagaagaaatattgcctattTGTAACGGGTGCACGGAATCTATCACCATAAAAGATGGTCCATTTTATGAATGCGGAGAATGTGAGTACATTCTCCACGGATACTGTGCCCACTTTCCAAAAGAGATGTCTGACCCAGGACTAGGACGCAAGCATGTGGCAATTCAACTTAATGTCCATGATATCTGGTCTTGCAATCGTTGTAAATGTTTTAGAAATGGGATACAAATGCGAGGCAGATATGAAACTAGTTGGGGAAAGATAAGTACAGTTGATACCAATCTTGACAGTGGTTGTGCTGTTCTACCCAAAATGATCACACACAAAGCTCATCAACACAAAACTCGTCCTTACGGTTTTGGCCTAGAACATTGTTTTATTGAATCTTTTTTTACTTGTTCAGCTTGCGGCCAATATATAAAACAGTTTGATGCCAGTTATATGTGTGAAGCGGACAGGTGTTTGACATACCTACATACCGAATGTGCTCTTAAGCCACTTCGAGTGACACATCGATGGGATCCTCACCCCCTTCACTTGACAACTTCCCTAGAAGAAGTAACAGATCATCCGCATGAATTCCACTGTGAATTTTGCTCAGAAGAGATTGACACAAACTATTGGTTCTACCATTGCAGTGTTTGTGATCTGTCCTTTCATTTGAAAGGCTGCATGGATCTGTTTCTCTACTCAAAGGTCAAGTTCGGAGCAACCAATATTAAGCTTGATGCTCACCATCATGGCCTCACCTTTGTTCTAAATAAAAAGAAGGGCCAACCATGTCACAGATGCCATAAAGATACATTCCGTAAGCCAGTCCTTCAGTGCGCGCCGTGCAAATTCGTGCAACATGCCCAGCCTGAGTTATGCTCTTGA
- the LOC108207120 gene encoding uncharacterized protein LOC108207120: MKSLRPYIKVYSPNFVTKFICLVNYIMLYSEVMISSDLASRVHRHQLIKNEDYHAREGDLCYGCGLLLHESSSIYHCTYFGTNAEEDDCAHVLIHKTCAHLPTKLEHPSHKHELKLSERPLSSPISRDKCDVCGITLKWFTYYCDFYKCEFQICLACIIPFNKITIHPPYHPHKLTFLANLATFRCDGCHEVDTDFSYMCYTCPFWIHLKCSNLPPLLACDIHHKHPLRLTYSLPENYRRFQQSCRICRQYLRDPRDWLYHCPDCRFFAHIKCATSPPKSHGDTKYANQDYSIHKSLSGLVQLPLPEHESLLRHCIKGSTLWPKDAALTPPDQINHWSHEHKLLLKNPTVASTTSEEEIWPICNGCTESITIKDGAFYECGECDYILHGYCAHFPQEMSDRAGYRRKIVAIQPRVHDIWSCARCKGFRNGTQMRYTYEGDYAQKSTIERNFDSACVILPERIVHKAHQHKSRPNFFFRASAGENTTCSACNQTLDGFDICYACNGFECFRCIHIECALKPLRVTHRWDPHPLHLITSAEEVIDHPHEFQCEFCSEEIDPNYWFYHCSICDLSFHFKGCIDPFPYSKVKFGATNIMLDAHQHGLTFVLNKKKHQPCHRCHKDTFGRPVLVCIPCNFVQHSQPELCT; the protein is encoded by the exons ATGAAATCTCTGAGACCTTATATCAAGGTGTACTCTCCTAACTTCGTTACAAAATTTATTTGCCTGGTAAATTACATCATGTTGTACTCAGAAGTGATGATCTCTTCAGACTTAGCAAGCCGAGTTCATCGTCATCAACTGATAAAGAACGAGGATTATCATGCTCGTGAAGGCGATCTCTGTTATGGCTGCGGTCTACTCCTGCATGAATCATCGTCTATTTATCATTGTACCTACTTCGGTACCAATGCTGAAGAAGATGATTGTGCTCATGTTTTAATTCACAAAACTTGTGCACATTTACCCACAAAGCTTGAGCATCCAAGCCACAAACATGAGCTGAAATTATCTGAACGTCCACTATCCTCTCCTATTTCCAGAGACAAATGTGATGTTTGTGGCATCACGTTGAAATGGTTCACTTACTATTGCGACTTCTATAAGTGCGAATTTCAAATTTGTCTGGCATGTATTAtaccttttaataaaattactatACACCCTCCGTATCATCCTCACAAGCTAACCTTTCTAGCTAACCTAGCAACTTTCCGATGTGATGGCTGCCATGAGGTGGATACTGACTTTTCTTATATGTGCTACACATGCCCCTTCTGGATCCACCTCAAGTGCAGTAATCTACCACCATTGTTAGCCTGTGATATTCACCATAAGCATCCTCTTAGGCTAACATATTCTTTACCAGAAAATTACCGTAGATTTCAGCAGTCTTGCAGAATCTGTAGACAATATTTGCGTGACCCTAGAGATTGGCTCTACCACTGTCCAGACTGCAGATTCTTTGCGCACATCAAATGTGCTACATCACCTCCAAAAAG CCATGGTGACACCAAGTATGCCAATCAAGATTATTCAATACATAAATCATTATCAGGTCTTGTGCAACTCCCACTGCCAGAGCATGAATCGTTGTTGCGGCATTGTATCAAGGGAAGTACATTATGGCCGAAGGATGCTGCCCTGACACCTCCTGATCAGATCAACCACTGGAGCCACGAACATAAACTTTTACTAAAAAATCCAACTGTTGCAAGTACTACTTCTGAAGAAGAAATATGGCCTATCTGTAACGGGTGCACTGAATCTATCACCATAAAAGATGGTGCATTTTATGAATGTGGAGAATGTGATTACATTCTCCACGGATACTGTGCCCACTTTCCACAAGAGATGTCTGACCGTGCAGGATATAGACGCAAGATAGTGGCAATTCAACCCAGGGTCCATGATATCTGGTCTTGCGCTCGTTGTAAAGGTTTTAGAAATGGGACACAAATGCGATACACTTATGAAGGCGATTATGCACAGAAAAGTACAATTGAGCGCAATTTTGACAGTGCTTGTGTTATTCTACCTGAACGCATCGTACACAAAGCTCATCAACACAAAAGTCGTCCTAACTTCTTTTTTCGTGCATCAGCTGGTGAAAACACTACTTGTTCAGCGTGCAACCAAACACTAGACGGGTTTGACATCTGTTATGCATGTAATGGTTTTGAATGTTTTAGATGCATACATATCGAATGTGCTCTTAAGCCACTTAGAGTGACACATCGATGGGATCCTCACCCCCTTCACTTGATAACTTCCGCAGAAGAAGTAATAGATCATCCTCATGAATTCCAATGTGAATTTTGCTCAGAAGAGATAGACCCCAACTATTGGTTCTACCATTGCAGTATTTGTGATCTGTCCTTTCATTTTAAAGGATGCATCGATCCGTTTCCCTACTCAAAGGTCAAGTTTGGGGCTACCAATATTATGCTTGACGCTCACCAGCACGGCCTCACCTTTGTTCTTAATAAAAAGAAACACCAACCATGTCATAGATGCCATAAAGATACATTTGGTAGGCCGGTCCTTGTGTGCATACCATGTAATTTCGTGCAACACTCCCAGCCTGAGTTATGCACTTGA
- the LOC108207122 gene encoding uncharacterized protein LOC108207122, giving the protein MLLSKMMISSDLASQVHRHQLIKNEDYHAREGDLCYGCGSLLYQSSFIYHCTYFGTNAEEDDCAHFFIHKTCAHLPTKLEHPSHQHMLKLSARPLSFPISRDKCDVCGITLKWFTYYYRFYRSEFQICLACVIPFNKITIHPPYHPHKLTFLANLAAFRCDGCHELDTDFSYMCSTCPFWIHLKCSHLPPLLACDIHHKHPLRLTYSLPENYRRFQQSCRICRQYLRDPRDWLYHCPDCRFFAHIKCATSPPKRSLGSRRFPKSLSGLVQLPLPEHESLLRHCIKGSTLWSKDAALTPPDQINHWSHQHKLLLKNPSVASTTSEEEIWPICNGCTESITIKDGAFYECGECDYILHGYCAHFPQEMSDRAGYRRKIVAIQPRVHEIWSCARCKGFRNGTQMRYTYEGDYAQKSTIERNFDSACVILPECIVHKAHQHKSRPNYFFHAPAGEYTTCSACNQTLDGFDICYACDGFECFRCIHIECALKPLRVEHRWDPHPLHLITSAEEVIDHPHEFQCEFCSEEIDTNYWFYHCSVCDLSFHFKGCIDPFPYSKVKFGATNIMLDAHQHGLTFVLNKKKHQPCHRCHKDTFGRPVLECIPCKFVQHAQPELCT; this is encoded by the exons ATGTTGCTCTCAAAAATGATGATCTCTTCAGACTTAGCAAGCCAAGTTCATCGTCATCAACTGATAAAGAACGAGGATTATCATGCCCGTGAAGGTGATCTCTGTTATGGCTGTGGTTCACTCCTATATCAATCATCGTTTATTTATCATTGTACCTACTTTGGTACCAATGCTGAAGAAGATGATTGTGCTCatttttttattcacaaaacctGTGCACATTTACCCACAAAGCTTGAGCATCCAAGCCACCAACATATGCTAAAATTATCTGCACGTCCACTATCCTTTCCTATTTCCAGAGACAAATGTGATGTTTGTGGCATCACGTTGAAATGGTTCACTTACTATTACCGTTTCTATAGGtctgaatttcaaatttgtctGGCATGTGTTAtaccttttaataaaattactatACACCCTCCGTATCATCCTCACAAGCTAACCTTTCTAGCGAACCTAGCAGCTTTCCGATGTGATGGCTGCCATGAATTGGATACTGACTTTTCTTATATGTGCTCCACATGCCCCTTCTGGATCCACCTCAAGTGCAGTCATCTACCACCATTGTTAGCCTGTGATATTCACCATAAGCATCCTCTTAGGCTAACATATTCTTTACCAGAAAATTACCGTAGATTTCAGCAGTCTTGCAGAATCTGTAGACAATATTTGCGTGACCCTAGAGATTGGCTCTACCACTGTCCAGACTGCAGATTCTTTGCGCACATCAAATGTGCTACATCACCTCCAAAAAG gagcctcGGCTCTCGGAGATTCCCTAAATCATTATCAGGTCTTGTGCAACTCCCACTGCCAGAGCATGAATCGTTGTTGCGGCATTGTATCAAGGGAAGTACATTATGGTCGAAGGATGCTGCCCTGACACCTCCTGATCAGATCAACCACTGGAGCCACCAACATAAACTTTTACTAAAAAACCCGAGTGTTGCAAGTACTACTTCTGAAGAAGAAATATGGCCTATCTGTAACGGGTGCACTGAATCTATCACCATAAAAGATGGTGCATTTTATGAATGTGGAGAATGTGATTACATTCTCCACGGATACTGTGCCCACTTTCCACAAGAGATGTCTGACCGTGCAGGATACAGACGCAAGATAGTGGCGATTCAACCCAGGGTCCATGAAATCTGGTCTTGCGCTCGTTGTAAAGGTTTTAGAAATGGGACACAAATGCGATACACTTATGAAGGCGATTATGCACAGAAAAGTACAATTGAGCGCAATTTTGACAGTGCTTGTGTTATTCTACCTGAATGCATCGTACACAAAGCTCATCAACACAAAAGTCGTCCTAACTACTTTTTCCATGCACCAGCTGGTGAATACACTACTTGTTCAGCGTGCAACCAAACACTAGACGGGTTTGACATCTGTTATGCATGTGATGGTTTTGAATGTTTTAGATGCATACATATCGAATGTGCTCTTAAGCCACTTAGAGTGGAACATCGATGGGATCCTCACCCCCTTCACTTGATAACTTCCGCAGAAGAAGTAATAGATCATCCTCATGAATTCCAATGTGAATTTTGCTCAGAAGAGATAGACACCAACTATTGGTTCTACCATTGCAGTGTTTGTGATCTGTCCTTTCATTTTAAAGGATGCATCGATCCGTTTCCCTACTCAAAGGTCAAGTTTGGGGCTACCAATATTATGCTTGACGCTCACCAGCACGGCCTCACCTTTGTTCTTAATAAAAAGAAACACCAACCATGTCATAGATGCCATAAAGATACATTCGGTAGGCCGGTCCTTGAGTGCATACCATGTAAATTCGTGCAACACGCCCAGCCTGAGTTATGCACCTGA